The [Clostridium] celerecrescens 18A genomic sequence ATTGTAAACCCAGTTCCGTCATAGGCAATGCTGCCTTTTTCGCCCATTGTGGCAATCACCATACCAGGACCTTTTTCCTTAAGCTCCTTCATGGTCTCCCGAAGTTCCCAGGTATCTCCGTCGTCCGTGGCAAAAAACAAGTAATCCACAGACGGAATCGCAGCGATAGCCGCCGGATCACCCGGCCTTGTGGCTGCATCGAACGCAATTCTGATTCCACGCTTCTTCAACTGAACCAAATCGTTGTGGATATTCCCCCATAGTCCAGTCACGATCATATCATGCTCACAGATAAAATCCTTTTCTTCATCTGTCAGCTTGAAGCCGGCCAGCACACCCTCATCGTAATCTCCGAAAATGCGCTCTCCGTCCACCAGGTCCACATGGGTGATGGCCGTGTTCCCCTCCATGAAACGGATATGGGATACATCCACGCCTTTTTCTGCGATCTTCTCCTTCATCAGCGCGCCGTACTTATCCGTACCCACCACGCCGGTATAGGAAGCCTGGCCTCCCAGCCGCACAAAATACACAGCCACGTTTACAGGATTGCCGCCCGGGTAAGCATTCCCGGTATTATCATAAACATCCATACAGTTATCGCCAACTGCAGCCAGTTTCATATTTTATTCCTCCATTTGCCGGAAAGAAACTCACCTTCTCGTAAGCTCGCTTGCGAAGCAAACGTATTCTGAGCGTGTGATTTCCTTAAAATATTCAAACACCACGCCCTGCTGGTCCATCGTCACACCTGACTGATAAATCACAGGAGCACCTTCTTCGATTTCCAGATAACCCGCTTCTTCCTCATCGCAATAGGCGATGCTCAGTTTCTCCATACCGCTGGAAACCTCCACACCATACTGTTCCTTCAGCACAGCATAGAGAGAAACCTTATTTAAATCGATCAGTTCCAGACCTGCAAAACGTTGGGCATCCAGATAGATGGTAGTGATCAGCACGGGTATCCCGTCCAGATAACGCAGGCGCACAAGCCGTATCAGCTTGTGCCCCAGCGGCAGTTTCATTTTGCGCCCAATATCCTTCGTAGTTTCACAGAAATCCACGAGCAGCACCTTTGTATCGACCCTCCGTCCTGCAATCTGCGCTGTCTGATAAAAACCGTAGACATCCTGCAGGTTACGGACCAGTTTTTCCCTGGCCACATAGGTTCCAGAACCATTCTTATTATATATTTTGCCTTCCAAAATCAGCTGCTTAATCGCACTTCTGAGGGTGGACCGGTTAAAATCCCACATCTCACACATGCTCCGCTCGGAAGGAAGCTTCTCATCCGGTTTTAAGTTGTTTTTAATTATATAATTTTCAATTTTTTCCATTGCCTCATCCCGGGGCTTCTGGCGATCTAAACTCATGACAGACATTCCTTTTTTTCATTTTTAATTACAAATCTTGTTACACTATCTTTAATCTTAGAACATCTGCCTCAAAGTGTCAATCTCTCTAATTGGAGAAAACCGCTATTTTACGGCCTCCGCCTTTTTATTCCGGCTCTCCCAGAAGTAAAATACCGGAAGTCCTGTAACCACGGCAATCAGTGCGCAGGCGATACCTGCCATAGGCGCCCATATAAAGGTTGACCAGATCAGGGTTCCTGTGATCAGCATGGCCACTCCCACCATCAGAGGCCTTGCAGGCATTCTGTATGCAGGTTTGTAGTGCGCCTTATTTCTCAGCACAATGATCGTGCCAAAGGTAAGGAAGTTCTTTAGCAGAGCTACCAAAGTGAAGTAACCAAGCAAGTCAGAAAGCGATGTGGCGAAAATCAGAATGATCGCAACTGCACACTGAACCAGTATGGAAAAGTAAGGAGTCTCATACTTGGGATGAACCTTGCCAAACGATTTGAAGAACAGGCCATCCTTTGCCATAGCGTATTCAATACGCGGCTGGAACATGATACAGCTGGACAGAGATCCGATTACAACGATCACTGCCATCACCGCCACGATAATTCCCGCATATCCGCCTATAACGGGGATCTTGGAGGCCAGCAATGCGATAGGAGCCTCCGAGGCAGCCAGCTCGTCAACAGACAACAGACCGGAAGCGATCAAAGTCAGGCCAACATACAGGGCAAGTACGATAAATGCAGTGAGGATCAGTCCTCTTGGCAGATTCTTCTTGGGTTCTTTGATCTCTCCAGACATATAGCAGGCCGCCGCCATGCCGTCAAAGGACCAAGTGGTGGCAGAGATACCGGCCAGAAGAGCGGTAAAACCAGTTGCAGTCACGCCTGCCAGCGGCGCGGAGGATAGGAACAGGTCTCCTTTAATGAAGAAGATACCGATACCGATGATCAATACAAAGGGAATAACCTTCAGAGCGGTAATTATTGTCTGAAATTTACCACCACCTTCCACAGAGCGCAAATGCAGCATCATGAAAATCAGCACGAAGCCAACTGCCACCAGGCGGAGAATCAAACCGTGCACCGGAATGAAGAACGCCAGGTAGTTAGCAATGGCCAGGGCCATAATAGAAATGGACGGCGGGTCGGTGGCCCAGAAGCTGATCCATCCGCAAAGGAATGCCAGAGGGCGTGAACCCGCTTCCTTAAAGTAAACATACTGTCCCCCGTCCTCAGGAAAGGCACTGGCCAACTCCGCATAGCAGAAATTAGCTGGAATCTGCAGCATTCCGCCGATCAGGAAAGACAGCACCAAAAACAGACTGCTTCCTGCGGCTCCCGCCACCTCACCCAGTGATGAGAAAATCCCGGATCCTACTGTTGTACCGACTCCGAGAGCAATTACGGTGCCAAGACCAAGCTTCCGCTTTAATTCATTGGAATTTTGTTCCGGTGTTTTAACGTTTGACATACTCTTTCTCCTTTTTATTTGTATTTTTGCTATATATGCTCCCC encodes the following:
- a CDS encoding amino acid permease — encoded protein: MSNVKTPEQNSNELKRKLGLGTVIALGVGTTVGSGIFSSLGEVAGAAGSSLFLVLSFLIGGMLQIPANFCYAELASAFPEDGGQYVYFKEAGSRPLAFLCGWISFWATDPPSISIMALAIANYLAFFIPVHGLILRLVAVGFVLIFMMLHLRSVEGGGKFQTIITALKVIPFVLIIGIGIFFIKGDLFLSSAPLAGVTATGFTALLAGISATTWSFDGMAAACYMSGEIKEPKKNLPRGLILTAFIVLALYVGLTLIASGLLSVDELAASEAPIALLASKIPVIGGYAGIIVAVMAVIVVIGSLSSCIMFQPRIEYAMAKDGLFFKSFGKVHPKYETPYFSILVQCAVAIILIFATSLSDLLGYFTLVALLKNFLTFGTIIVLRNKAHYKPAYRMPARPLMVGVAMLITGTLIWSTFIWAPMAGIACALIAVVTGLPVFYFWESRNKKAEAVK
- the frlD gene encoding fructoselysine 6-kinase, encoding MKLAAVGDNCMDVYDNTGNAYPGGNPVNVAVYFVRLGGQASYTGVVGTDKYGALMKEKIAEKGVDVSHIRFMEGNTAITHVDLVDGERIFGDYDEGVLAGFKLTDEEKDFICEHDMIVTGLWGNIHNDLVQLKKRGIRIAFDAATRPGDPAAIAAIPSVDYLFFATDDGDTWELRETMKELKEKGPGMVIATMGEKGSIAYDGTGFTIFGIIPCNVVDTMGAGDSFIAGFLKGILEGKNVKECMKMGAANSSVTLEYNGAW
- a CDS encoding GntR family transcriptional regulator; its protein translation is MSLDRQKPRDEAMEKIENYIIKNNLKPDEKLPSERSMCEMWDFNRSTLRSAIKQLILEGKIYNKNGSGTYVAREKLVRNLQDVYGFYQTAQIAGRRVDTKVLLVDFCETTKDIGRKMKLPLGHKLIRLVRLRYLDGIPVLITTIYLDAQRFAGLELIDLNKVSLYAVLKEQYGVEVSSGMEKLSIAYCDEEEAGYLEIEEGAPVIYQSGVTMDQQGVVFEYFKEITRSEYVCFASELTRR